Proteins from a genomic interval of Blastocatellia bacterium:
- a CDS encoding calcium/sodium antiporter, whose amino-acid sequence MNLMTILLFIAGLAVLTIGAEWLVRGASRLAAAVGVSPLVIGLTVVAFGTSSPELAVSVKAALAGQANIGVGNVVGSNIFNILLILGVSALITPLAVHQRLVRLDVPLMIGISIFVYLISLDGKLSRLEGALLLAGIVSYIVFLIRQSRRESQQIKEEYAQEFGEAQSEEGHWAVQVGLVIIGLTALVVGSNWLVDSAAAMAKALGVSDLIIGLTIVAAGTSLPEVATSVMAAIRDERDIAVGNVVGSNIYNLLAILGAASVVAPDGVAVAPAALHFDMPVMIAVAVACLPIFFTGHAIARWEGALFLGYYIAYTLYLILGAMQHAMLPTFNRIMMVFVVPLTAVTLLILAARALHQQHRKPSTE is encoded by the coding sequence ATGAACCTCATGACCATTCTCCTTTTCATTGCAGGACTTGCTGTATTGACAATCGGCGCCGAATGGCTGGTGCGAGGGGCTTCGCGGCTGGCGGCTGCTGTCGGCGTCTCTCCACTGGTGATTGGACTCACCGTTGTGGCGTTTGGCACGAGTTCGCCCGAATTAGCCGTAAGTGTGAAAGCGGCGCTTGCTGGTCAGGCTAACATCGGTGTGGGGAATGTAGTGGGCAGTAACATTTTCAACATCCTTCTGATCCTGGGTGTCTCAGCGCTGATCACGCCGCTGGCGGTTCATCAACGCCTCGTTCGATTGGACGTGCCGCTGATGATCGGGATTTCTATTTTCGTGTATCTAATCTCACTGGATGGCAAGTTGAGTCGGCTAGAGGGGGCACTGCTGTTGGCCGGCATTGTGAGCTACATCGTTTTCCTCATTCGACAGAGTCGCCGGGAATCACAACAGATCAAAGAGGAATATGCGCAGGAATTCGGCGAGGCTCAAAGCGAAGAGGGGCACTGGGCCGTTCAAGTGGGTCTGGTCATCATCGGACTCACCGCGTTAGTGGTGGGCTCGAACTGGCTGGTGGACAGCGCCGCCGCAATGGCCAAAGCATTAGGGGTGAGCGATCTGATCATCGGGCTGACCATTGTGGCGGCCGGCACGTCATTGCCTGAAGTGGCGACCTCTGTGATGGCAGCGATCCGTGATGAACGGGATATTGCCGTTGGCAATGTCGTCGGCAGCAATATCTATAACCTGCTGGCAATTCTTGGCGCGGCCAGCGTGGTTGCGCCCGACGGTGTCGCTGTGGCGCCGGCGGCGCTCCACTTCGATATGCCGGTGATGATCGCCGTCGCTGTTGCCTGCCTGCCCATTTTCTTCACCGGCCATGCGATTGCGCGTTGGGAAGGAGCGTTGTTTCTCGGCTACTACATTGCCTACACGCTCTACTTGATCCTCGGCGCGATGCAGCATGCGATGCTTCCCACGTTCAATCGCATCATGATGGTGTTCGTTGTGCCGTTGACCGCCGTCACGTTGCTGATCCTGGCAGCGCGGGCGCTACACCAGCAACATCGAAAGCCATCAACCGAATGA
- a CDS encoding Gfo/Idh/MocA family oxidoreductase, producing MTAIKIGIVGAGYIGNVHAKILSRDERVRLTAVYDLVPERAQACADAYGARAVQSVEALIEMVDAVYVTTPNTQHVDIALKAIAARRHVFCEKPLATSLDEARCLLQASRQHRQVFQVGHNRRFAPVYQHVKRLIGQAPLRPHSVHAKMNRGELLNPAWTGDPSVTGGYLYETPVHIFDMLRWLFGDVESMIVHATSHEYPEMDDFSLLLRFRSGLHATLATAADASWHFPFERLEVFCHHATIETQQMERVLYTASLDAQTITHGFEHLDKEERWGYIQEDRAFVDAIIGGHEAPVTALDGYKAVELVDACYRAARTGERVQLAA from the coding sequence ATGACTGCGATCAAAATTGGGATTGTCGGCGCGGGCTACATCGGCAACGTGCATGCCAAAATCCTATCGCGTGACGAGCGGGTGCGCCTCACCGCCGTATATGATCTTGTGCCGGAACGCGCACAGGCCTGCGCCGATGCCTATGGCGCGCGTGCTGTGCAGAGCGTTGAAGCGCTGATCGAGATGGTGGATGCAGTCTATGTCACGACGCCAAACACGCAGCACGTGGACATAGCGCTCAAAGCGATAGCCGCTCGGCGACATGTGTTCTGTGAAAAACCGTTGGCTACCTCACTTGATGAAGCTCGCTGCCTGCTCCAAGCGAGTCGGCAGCATCGGCAAGTGTTTCAGGTCGGCCACAACCGACGGTTTGCGCCGGTTTATCAGCATGTCAAAAGATTGATCGGTCAAGCCCCACTGCGACCTCATTCCGTGCATGCCAAAATGAATCGCGGCGAACTCCTCAATCCTGCATGGACGGGCGATCCATCGGTCACTGGTGGGTATCTCTACGAAACGCCGGTTCATATATTTGATATGCTGCGTTGGTTGTTTGGCGACGTCGAGAGCATGATCGTCCATGCAACGTCTCACGAGTACCCGGAGATGGACGATTTTTCACTGCTGCTTCGTTTCCGTAGCGGCTTGCATGCCACGCTGGCGACAGCGGCTGACGCAAGTTGGCATTTTCCGTTCGAGCGGCTGGAAGTCTTCTGCCATCATGCTACGATTGAAACGCAGCAGATGGAGCGCGTGCTGTACACCGCGAGCCTTGACGCGCAAACCATCACTCACGGCTTTGAGCATCTGGATAAAGAAGAACGTTGGGGCTACATCCAGGAAGACCGTGCATTCGTGGATGCCATCATCGGCGGCCACGAAGCGCCGGTGACGGCGCTAGATGGCTACAAGGCGGTCGAACTCGTAGATGCGTGCTATCGGGCGGCTCGCACCGGCGAGCGTGTCCAGCTCGCAGCCTGA
- a CDS encoding sugar phosphate isomerase/epimerase, with protein sequence MQLALNGATTMKADLLTDIRAAHHAGFDLLEIWASKLRDYLKNHSTQQLRRELERHHLRAYSINSIEQITFRSSDAHVALLAECEQLCHIAQEIGCEHIVVVPSPRPAGVSDEEVITESVLVLHDLSDVAARYGVKLAFEFLGFAECSVRTLDASLEVVSRLARPDVGLVLDSFHFYVGGSRLESVARLRPEQLFIFHINGAEDRPRDQLRDAHRLLPDEGILPLKELWSALQAIGYNKMASVEIFRPEYWERDPIELAVAAKRAAERALGLNSHQMEPQ encoded by the coding sequence ATGCAATTAGCATTGAATGGAGCGACAACCATGAAAGCTGATTTGTTGACTGACATTCGCGCCGCTCATCATGCTGGGTTTGATCTACTCGAAATTTGGGCGAGCAAGCTGCGCGATTACTTGAAAAACCATAGTACGCAACAGCTCAGGCGCGAACTGGAACGGCATCACCTGCGAGCCTACAGCATTAATTCTATTGAGCAAATTACCTTCCGTTCATCGGATGCGCACGTGGCGTTGCTCGCTGAGTGCGAACAGTTGTGCCACATCGCGCAGGAGATCGGTTGCGAACACATCGTGGTCGTTCCCAGTCCTCGACCTGCCGGCGTCAGCGATGAAGAAGTCATCACCGAATCAGTGCTGGTGTTGCACGACTTGAGCGATGTAGCCGCTCGCTATGGGGTGAAACTGGCGTTCGAGTTTCTCGGATTTGCCGAGTGCAGCGTGCGAACGCTGGATGCGTCCCTTGAGGTGGTCAGCCGTTTAGCGCGGCCTGATGTTGGCCTCGTGCTTGATAGCTTTCATTTCTATGTAGGTGGTTCCAGACTTGAATCGGTCGCTCGGCTCAGGCCGGAGCAGCTTTTCATTTTTCACATCAATGGCGCGGAAGACCGCCCACGGGACCAACTGCGCGACGCTCACCGACTGCTGCCCGACGAAGGGATTTTGCCGCTGAAAGAGCTTTGGTCAGCGTTGCAGGCGATTGGTTACAACAAGATGGCGAGCGTTGAGATTTTTCGCCCGGAGTACTGGGAGCGCGACCCCATCGAGCTGGCCGTTGCGGCTAAACGCGCAGCAGAACGGGCGCTGGGACTCAATTCACATCAGATGGAGCCGCAATGA
- a CDS encoding ABC transporter ATP-binding protein — MKQAQASVKFDAVTKRYGSVVAVDQLTLQVEPGEFVVLLGPSGCGKTTTLRIVAGLEEMSGGRLYIGETCVNGIQPRHRDVAMVFQSYALYPHMTVEENIAYPLRVRRMNHQEIRRRVNHVAELLGIADALRRRPRELSGGQRQRVALARAMVREPRVYLMDEPLSNLDAQLRVQMRGELKRWQYELGTTTLYVTHDQAEAMTLAHRIAIIKDGRLQQFDTPLNIYERPVNQFVAGFVGSPSMNFLRGRIDVAGGKFVSAHLSVPLPSSLLTRRLEQQPVVLGVRPEDVHLTAHPREGAIPATVYVSEVMGNETVVVVKVGAEQIIARTQPDVRWEIETPVWVSFNERKQHWFDAASGERIT; from the coding sequence ATGAAGCAGGCTCAGGCGAGCGTTAAGTTTGATGCTGTCACCAAACGATATGGGTCGGTGGTGGCAGTTGATCAACTCACGTTGCAGGTGGAGCCGGGCGAGTTTGTCGTGTTGCTGGGGCCGTCCGGCTGCGGCAAGACAACAACGCTGCGAATAGTTGCCGGCTTGGAGGAGATGAGTGGCGGACGCCTCTATATCGGCGAGACCTGTGTCAACGGCATCCAGCCGCGTCATCGGGATGTGGCGATGGTCTTTCAGAGTTACGCGCTCTATCCACACATGACGGTGGAAGAGAACATTGCCTATCCGCTGCGGGTACGCCGTATGAACCATCAGGAGATTCGCCGACGCGTGAATCACGTGGCCGAACTGCTCGGCATTGCTGATGCGCTCAGGCGAAGACCTAGGGAATTATCCGGCGGCCAGCGCCAGCGCGTCGCACTGGCTCGCGCGATGGTACGCGAACCGCGTGTTTATTTGATGGACGAGCCGCTCTCCAATCTGGATGCCCAACTGCGCGTGCAGATGCGCGGTGAGTTGAAGCGGTGGCAGTACGAATTGGGCACGACGACCCTCTACGTCACACATGACCAGGCTGAGGCGATGACGCTGGCTCATCGCATTGCAATCATCAAGGACGGACGGCTGCAGCAGTTTGATACGCCGTTGAACATCTATGAGCGCCCGGTCAATCAATTCGTCGCCGGCTTCGTGGGCAGTCCGAGTATGAATTTTCTTCGTGGCCGGATTGACGTAGCCGGAGGCAAGTTCGTCAGTGCCCATCTGAGCGTCCCGCTTCCATCGTCTCTGTTGACGCGCCGGCTGGAGCAACAGCCCGTCGTCCTGGGCGTACGTCCCGAAGATGTGCATTTGACGGCGCACCCGCGTGAAGGCGCCATTCCCGCGACGGTCTATGTGAGCGAGGTGATGGGAAACGAAACGGTGGTCGTGGTCAAAGTCGGCGCTGAGCAGATCATAGCGCGGACGCAACCTGACGTGCGATGGGAGATCGAAACGCCCGTCTGGGTGTCATTCAACGAGCGCAAGCAACACTGGTTTGACGCCGCATCCGGCGAGCGGATCACTTGA
- a CDS encoding carbohydrate ABC transporter permease has protein sequence MKDIAKYAALAVAVSAALLPVYWLVTISLKTEAEQFAVPPPWVSFELTWQHYHDILIQRPFGRYLLTSAVVAVVSTALALLLGTWAAYSLARLSINKRLREHVSLWMISTRMFPPIVTIIPLFMLMRGLGLLNTMPALIIVYTGLNLPFVVWMMRGFFEEVPHELEEAALVDGDSRLGALRRVLLPLVAPGLAATAVFCLMTCWNEFLFALILTQTDRAMTLPVGIAGQVTQYEIKWGAMSAAAVVAMVPMFVFALAVQRYLVRGLSLGAVKG, from the coding sequence ATGAAGGACATTGCCAAGTATGCAGCGTTGGCCGTGGCCGTGAGCGCCGCGCTGTTGCCGGTGTATTGGTTGGTAACAATTTCACTGAAGACGGAGGCGGAGCAATTCGCGGTGCCGCCGCCGTGGGTCTCATTCGAGCTGACGTGGCAACATTATCATGACATATTGATTCAGCGTCCATTCGGGCGCTACTTGCTCACGAGCGCGGTAGTGGCGGTCGTATCAACCGCTTTGGCGCTGCTGCTGGGCACCTGGGCAGCCTATAGTCTGGCGCGATTGAGCATCAATAAACGCTTGCGCGAGCACGTCTCTTTGTGGATGATTTCCACCCGTATGTTTCCACCGATCGTCACCATCATTCCGTTGTTCATGCTGATGCGTGGACTCGGCTTGTTGAATACCATGCCGGCGTTGATTATCGTTTATACCGGACTGAATCTGCCATTTGTGGTGTGGATGATGCGCGGTTTTTTTGAGGAAGTGCCGCATGAGTTAGAGGAAGCGGCGCTCGTAGATGGTGATTCGCGATTAGGCGCGTTACGGCGCGTGTTGTTGCCGTTGGTGGCGCCTGGTTTGGCGGCGACGGCTGTGTTTTGTTTGATGACCTGTTGGAACGAATTCCTATTCGCGTTGATTCTGACGCAGACTGACAGGGCGATGACGTTGCCAGTTGGGATTGCCGGTCAGGTGACGCAGTACGAGATCAAGTGGGGCGCGATGAGCGCCGCGGCGGTGGTGGCGATGGTTCCGATGTTCGTGTTTGCGCTGGCTGTTCAGCGATACCTCGTTCGCGGTTTGTCATTGGGCGCGGTCAAAGGATAG
- a CDS encoding sugar ABC transporter permease: MSSRDRLIERALPYLLIAPAILVLLLLTLYPLIYAVKVSLQTADGAWTTAHFARLVEDRFFRTALWQTLIYAAVALVSEFLLGLGLALLLESRLRARHLFRSLLLVPMMLPTVVVGVVWRLLYNPQFGAINGTLARWGIDTSNFTWVASPTWALPSVILVDIWQWTPFMFLILLAGLQAIPQEPYEAAMLDGASAWQTFWHITWPLLRPAVLVALLLRTMDLLRVFDQIFILTQGGPGFATETVSLYIYKTAFRFFDMGYAAAMSFVLLMLTTLVSLGFMRLIGRQRASG, encoded by the coding sequence ATGAGCAGCCGTGACAGACTCATCGAGCGCGCATTGCCCTACTTGCTGATTGCGCCGGCCATCCTGGTGCTGCTGTTGCTGACCCTTTATCCACTGATCTATGCCGTCAAAGTCAGTCTGCAAACGGCCGACGGCGCGTGGACAACGGCGCACTTTGCCCGGCTGGTGGAAGATCGTTTTTTCAGAACGGCGCTCTGGCAAACGCTGATCTATGCCGCCGTCGCGCTCGTTAGCGAATTTCTATTGGGACTTGGGTTGGCGTTGCTGCTAGAGAGCCGGCTCCGCGCGCGCCATCTGTTTCGTTCATTGCTGTTGGTTCCGATGATGTTGCCGACAGTGGTGGTGGGTGTTGTCTGGCGGCTGCTCTACAATCCTCAGTTCGGCGCGATCAATGGCACATTGGCCCGGTGGGGGATTGACACGTCGAACTTCACCTGGGTGGCCAGCCCGACATGGGCGCTGCCATCGGTCATACTAGTGGACATCTGGCAGTGGACGCCGTTCATGTTTCTCATTTTGCTCGCCGGATTGCAGGCGATTCCCCAAGAACCCTACGAGGCGGCCATGCTCGATGGCGCATCGGCGTGGCAAACGTTTTGGCATATCACGTGGCCGCTGTTAAGACCGGCTGTCTTAGTTGCGTTGTTGTTGCGCACGATGGACCTGCTGCGCGTGTTTGATCAAATTTTCATCCTGACGCAAGGTGGGCCTGGCTTTGCCACAGAAACAGTGAGTCTGTACATTTACAAAACAGCATTTCGCTTTTTCGATATGGGGTATGCCGCCGCCATGTCGTTTGTGCTGCTGATGCTGACCACCCTCGTCAGTCTCGGATTCATGCGGTTGATCGGGCGACAGAGGGCGAGCGGATGA
- a CDS encoding ABC transporter substrate-binding protein, producing the protein MKRISAGELSASIRHSGVMRVRSFVMKISLALLTMAALLGASMACHENPGRTGLTIAVNAGVEGDALRAAANDYQAQHGVAITIAEFPYANLFEKILIDLTSRTGAYDLIMLDDPWFPRFASIEQALTPLMPLYQERGLSGPDDDFVSTSLALCRHPYETGTLYALPYVGNSQLYFYRKDLFDKHGLKPPERWDDVLAAARVIQERENIYGYVMRAAQGNAVVADFMPLFWAFGAEMFDAAGRPTVNSAEAVAALKFMLQLGEYAPPGYVNFNADEVSNHLLQGTAAQSINWPAWLSAFRDPARSKVIGRIEVTTVPGQVRPGQAEIGNWLLAIPAASRQRAAAFDFLLWVTAPEQMRKSAWRGNPPTRISVFNDPQLQAAFPTYPVQLKSLQTSRPRPRTPLWNEIENAFGIFLSKANSRELSPEDALNQANEEIGRILARSKL; encoded by the coding sequence ATGAAGCGGATCAGCGCGGGTGAGCTATCGGCCAGCATTCGCCACAGTGGTGTGATGCGTGTGCGATCGTTCGTGATGAAAATTTCTCTTGCTTTGTTGACGATGGCGGCGCTGCTTGGCGCAAGCATGGCATGCCATGAAAACCCTGGCCGAACTGGTCTCACCATCGCTGTGAATGCCGGCGTCGAAGGCGATGCGCTCAGGGCTGCTGCCAACGATTACCAAGCTCAACACGGCGTCGCCATCACCATCGCCGAGTTTCCCTATGCCAACCTGTTTGAGAAAATACTGATTGATCTGACCAGTCGCACCGGCGCGTATGACCTGATCATGCTCGATGATCCGTGGTTTCCCCGGTTTGCTTCAATTGAGCAGGCGCTTACCCCTTTGATGCCGTTGTATCAGGAGCGGGGACTCAGCGGTCCGGACGACGATTTTGTTAGCACGTCGCTAGCCTTGTGTCGTCATCCATACGAGACCGGCACACTGTACGCGCTGCCCTACGTGGGCAATTCGCAGCTTTACTTTTACCGCAAAGACTTGTTTGACAAACACGGCCTCAAACCGCCCGAACGGTGGGATGATGTCCTGGCTGCCGCGCGTGTGATCCAGGAACGGGAAAACATCTACGGCTATGTGATGCGGGCTGCGCAAGGCAACGCCGTGGTGGCTGACTTCATGCCGTTGTTTTGGGCGTTTGGCGCTGAGATGTTTGATGCGGCAGGACGGCCGACGGTCAACAGCGCAGAAGCCGTTGCCGCGCTGAAATTCATGTTGCAGTTGGGCGAGTACGCGCCGCCCGGTTACGTCAATTTCAATGCCGATGAGGTGTCCAATCATTTGCTGCAAGGGACGGCCGCGCAAAGTATCAACTGGCCGGCGTGGTTATCGGCGTTCCGTGATCCGGCGCGCTCAAAGGTGATTGGTCGAATCGAAGTGACCACCGTGCCGGGGCAGGTGAGACCTGGACAAGCTGAGATTGGGAATTGGCTGTTGGCGATTCCAGCGGCATCGCGTCAGCGGGCGGCCGCATTCGATTTTCTTCTGTGGGTGACTGCCCCTGAGCAAATGCGTAAGTCCGCCTGGCGCGGCAATCCGCCGACGCGCATCAGTGTGTTCAATGATCCCCAGTTGCAGGCCGCGTTTCCGACCTATCCTGTTCAGTTGAAGTCGCTCCAGACGTCGCGTCCGCGTCCACGCACGCCGTTGTGGAATGAGATTGAGAACGCATTTGGCATCTTCCTCTCCAAAGCCAACAGCAGGGAGTTGTCGCCTGAGGATGCGTTGAATCAAGCCAATGAAGAAATCGGTCGCATCCTGGCGCGCAGCAAGCTGTGA
- a CDS encoding CoA-acylating methylmalonate-semialdehyde dehydrogenase, translating into MATNERLPNYINGQWIHSTANEAVDVYNPATGERIARTPLSTQADVAAAVAAAAAAFPQWRRTPPSERVQYLFKLKQMFEDRLEELARLITMENGKTIIESRAELRRAIENIEVACGIPTLMQGYNLEDVASGIDEIMIRQPLGVVAAVTPFNFPVMVPFWFIPYAVACGNTFVAKPSERVPLSIQRAFELMDEVGLPPGVVNLVHGARAAVDALLEHPDVRAISFVGSTPVARYIYAQAAANGKRVQCQGGAKNHVLILPDADMQMTTQIVSDSAFGCAGQRCLAVSVAVTVAEARQTFTDAIVQMANAINVGYGLDEAVQMGPVITRESKARIEGLIAKSVAEGARVILDGRHPHIPRYEQGNFIKPTILENVSPEGEVWRTEIFGPVLSLIHADSIDEAIEILSRSPYGNAASIFTSSGAAARKFRYEAPAGNIGVNIGVAAPMAYFPFSGWKDSFLGVLHGQGRDGVEFYTEKKVVIERWPKQWSRKF; encoded by the coding sequence ATGGCAACGAATGAGCGATTGCCGAATTACATCAATGGTCAATGGATTCACTCAACGGCCAATGAAGCAGTAGACGTCTACAATCCAGCGACCGGTGAGCGCATTGCGCGAACGCCGCTCAGCACACAAGCGGACGTGGCAGCAGCCGTAGCGGCAGCGGCAGCCGCGTTTCCGCAATGGCGCCGCACGCCGCCCTCGGAGCGGGTTCAATATCTATTCAAGCTCAAGCAGATGTTTGAAGACCGCCTTGAGGAACTGGCACGGCTCATCACCATGGAGAACGGTAAGACCATTATTGAATCGCGAGCCGAGCTGCGTCGAGCGATTGAAAATATCGAGGTGGCTTGTGGCATTCCCACGCTGATGCAAGGGTACAATTTGGAAGATGTCGCTTCCGGCATTGATGAGATCATGATCCGTCAGCCGCTTGGAGTCGTGGCGGCGGTCACGCCGTTCAATTTTCCGGTGATGGTTCCGTTTTGGTTTATCCCGTATGCGGTGGCCTGTGGCAATACGTTTGTGGCTAAGCCATCGGAGCGGGTGCCACTCTCCATACAGCGCGCGTTTGAGTTGATGGATGAAGTTGGTTTGCCGCCAGGCGTGGTCAATTTGGTTCATGGCGCGCGCGCGGCTGTGGATGCGTTGCTTGAGCATCCAGATGTGCGGGCTATCAGTTTTGTCGGTTCGACGCCAGTTGCCCGATACATCTACGCGCAGGCTGCGGCCAACGGCAAGCGCGTGCAATGTCAAGGTGGGGCGAAGAATCACGTTCTGATTTTGCCCGATGCAGACATGCAGATGACCACGCAGATCGTCAGTGATAGCGCCTTTGGTTGCGCTGGGCAACGGTGCTTGGCGGTGTCGGTGGCCGTGACTGTCGCGGAGGCGCGGCAGACGTTTACCGACGCCATCGTTCAGATGGCCAACGCGATCAATGTCGGGTACGGCTTGGATGAAGCGGTGCAGATGGGCCCGGTCATCACCCGCGAGAGCAAGGCGCGCATCGAAGGCCTAATTGCCAAGAGCGTGGCCGAAGGCGCGCGCGTGATCCTCGATGGCCGGCATCCGCACATCCCACGCTATGAGCAAGGGAATTTCATCAAACCGACGATCCTGGAGAATGTGTCTCCGGAAGGAGAAGTCTGGCGCACGGAAATCTTCGGGCCGGTGCTCAGCCTCATTCACGCCGACTCGATTGATGAAGCGATCGAGATTTTGTCGCGTAGTCCGTATGGGAATGCCGCCTCTATCTTCACCAGCAGCGGCGCCGCTGCGCGCAAGTTTCGCTATGAAGCGCCGGCTGGCAATATCGGCGTCAACATCGGTGTGGCCGCGCCGATGGCGTACTTTCCGTTTAGCGGTTGGAAAGATAGTTTCCTGGGCGTGCTGCATGGGCAGGGCCGCGATGGCGTCGAATTTTACACGGAGAAGAAAGTTGTCATCGAGCGGTGGCCAAAGCAGTGGTCGCGGAAATTTTGA
- a CDS encoding iron-containing alcohol dehydrogenase, protein MGFITKNVPFHQTDMSSYLPTQIKFGLGKVEKLGIELQIEPDLADRHHVIIVTDQGILAAGLLDKVKAGLVDSPYEVRAVFDTVPSDSDMETVERLTQLIRDHGADLIIALGGGSVMDTAKAGSLMATYGGEVRQYEGGFMVPGPCIPVVAIPTTTGTGSEVSMGAIIKDREAKVKITIASPFLFPRMAVLDPEMVRTLPPKLVAWTGMDALTHAVESYVSDLHEPISEALAFRVVEMIFDNLPLAVFEPDNIDARAKMQMAATMAGLAFCNAALGATHPIAHAVGGMFGVHHGLSNAVALPVVMEFNLPVCPERYATLARAMGVSRTDLSDHELGELAIEHVRELRRLLGIPARYSELGVPTDDATIQALAEAAMNDPLLAFNPRKMELEEMITLVAKAVRNGR, encoded by the coding sequence ATGGGATTCATAACGAAAAACGTGCCGTTTCATCAAACCGATATGTCATCATACTTGCCCACACAGATCAAATTCGGTTTGGGCAAAGTAGAGAAGTTGGGCATTGAATTGCAGATTGAGCCAGATTTGGCCGATCGTCATCATGTCATCATAGTAACTGACCAAGGGATTCTTGCCGCCGGCTTGCTTGACAAAGTGAAAGCTGGATTGGTTGATTCGCCGTATGAGGTAAGGGCTGTCTTCGATACTGTGCCGTCCGATTCTGATATGGAGACGGTTGAACGGTTGACACAACTGATCCGCGATCATGGCGCTGATTTGATCATTGCGCTCGGTGGCGGCAGCGTGATGGATACGGCCAAAGCCGGCTCGTTGATGGCCACGTATGGCGGCGAGGTTCGCCAGTATGAAGGTGGTTTCATGGTGCCGGGGCCGTGCATCCCGGTGGTCGCCATTCCCACGACGACCGGCACAGGCAGCGAGGTTTCGATGGGCGCGATCATCAAGGACCGCGAGGCCAAAGTGAAAATCACTATTGCGAGTCCGTTTCTCTTTCCGCGCATGGCGGTGCTTGATCCTGAGATGGTCAGAACGTTGCCGCCCAAGCTGGTTGCTTGGACGGGCATGGACGCGCTCACCCATGCCGTTGAGTCATACGTCTCGGATTTGCATGAGCCGATTTCGGAAGCGTTGGCTTTCCGCGTTGTTGAGATGATCTTCGACAATTTACCCTTGGCAGTCTTTGAGCCTGACAACATTGATGCGCGTGCGAAGATGCAGATGGCAGCAACGATGGCCGGATTGGCGTTCTGCAATGCGGCGCTTGGCGCCACGCATCCGATTGCGCATGCTGTTGGCGGTATGTTTGGCGTGCACCATGGACTGAGCAATGCTGTTGCTTTGCCTGTCGTGATGGAGTTTAACTTGCCAGTGTGCCCCGAACGGTACGCCACACTGGCTCGCGCGATGGGCGTGAGTCGCACGGATTTGTCCGACCACGAGTTGGGAGAATTGGCGATTGAGCATGTCCGCGAGTTACGGCGGCTGTTGGGCATCCCGGCGCGATATAGCGAGCTGGGCGTGCCGACCGATGATGCGACCATCCAGGCGCTCGCTGAAGCAGCAATGAACGATCCGTTGCTCGCCTTCAATCCGCGCAAGATGGAATTAGAAGAGATGATCACACTGGTGGCCAAGGCCGTCAGGAATGGTCGCTGA
- a CDS encoding HAD family hydrolase — MLSVKCGCGFGDVLNPVKGRPIQAVLFDLDGTLIDALERLAVSFYHAFRQLNIAEPDEQTFWRAFADYQMGRLVPVHLRDRFFSLMLQHYGNYAGEVRLIPGAIETLQFCHQQGYGMAVITSRLSSPEQVRAELARAGIDGYIPVIKTHQHVPISSVLAKEQRLLEAVQELGAAPERSLYIGDLPEDVSSARRAGLGLSVAVLTGGIKREILANRQPDIILNSVSELPGYLRGS, encoded by the coding sequence ATGCTGAGTGTCAAATGTGGCTGTGGCTTCGGCGATGTGTTGAATCCAGTGAAAGGGCGACCGATTCAAGCTGTTCTCTTTGATCTGGACGGAACGCTGATTGACGCGCTCGAACGATTGGCCGTCAGTTTCTATCATGCGTTCCGTCAGTTAAACATTGCTGAACCTGATGAACAAACCTTTTGGCGTGCTTTCGCCGATTACCAGATGGGGCGGCTCGTGCCAGTCCATCTGCGAGACCGTTTCTTTTCACTGATGCTCCAGCATTACGGGAACTATGCCGGAGAGGTGAGACTGATTCCCGGCGCGATTGAGACGCTCCAATTTTGCCACCAACAGGGCTATGGCATGGCAGTCATTACCAGTCGGCTGAGCTCGCCTGAGCAGGTGCGAGCCGAGTTGGCCAGGGCTGGCATTGATGGCTACATCCCTGTCATCAAGACGCATCAGCATGTTCCTATCTCGTCGGTCTTGGCCAAAGAGCAGCGGCTTCTTGAAGCCGTGCAGGAATTAGGCGCAGCACCGGAGCGCAGTCTCTACATCGGCGATCTGCCTGAAGATGTCAGCAGCGCACGCCGGGCCGGACTTGGCCTCAGCGTAGCGGTGTTAACCGGTGGCATTAAGCGAGAGATACTGGCCAATCGTCAGCCGGACATCATTTTGAATTCTGTGAGCGAATTGCCAGGGTATCTTCGTGGCTCGTGA